The Virgibacillus phasianinus genome includes a window with the following:
- the ltrA gene encoding group II intron reverse transcriptase/maturase has translation MELLEEILSNQNMNQAYKRVYRNKGASGVDGVSIEELKGYLKEHKDELRSQIRKRKYQPAPALRVEIPKENGKMRKLGIPTVVDRVVQQAISQKLSPIFEKQFSEYSYGFRPGRSCEMAIIQALEYMNDGYEWLVDIDLERFFDTVHHDKLMRIISHTIKEGDIISLIRKYLVSGVIVHGKYKDTLVGTPQGGNLSPLLSNIMLNEMDKELETRGLRFVRYADDSLIFVKSEKAANRVLTSITKFIEKKLGLKVNAEKSKISRPSETKFLGFGYYFDFNKGKFQPRPHESSIQKFQRKLRKLTKRNWSISLDDRIVKLKQVIFGWVNYFKIANMKKALGAIDAKLRSRLRIIIWKQWKNSRKRIKSLVQLGIPKEEAKGLTYCRRGYRFIGLSKVVHKALSNKRLKQRGIPFALDYYLKVHTAI, from the coding sequence GTGGAGCTTTTAGAAGAAATCTTAAGTAATCAAAATATGAATCAAGCCTATAAGCGCGTGTATCGCAATAAAGGCGCAAGTGGAGTAGACGGAGTGAGTATAGAAGAATTGAAGGGATATCTTAAAGAACATAAGGATGAACTTCGTTCTCAAATCCGAAAAAGGAAATACCAACCAGCGCCAGCATTGCGTGTAGAGATTCCAAAAGAAAATGGGAAAATGCGCAAACTAGGTATCCCAACGGTTGTTGACAGAGTAGTACAGCAAGCAATCAGTCAAAAACTGAGCCCCATATTCGAAAAACAATTCAGCGAATATAGCTACGGTTTCCGACCGGGAAGAAGCTGTGAGATGGCAATCATCCAAGCGCTGGAATATATGAATGACGGATATGAGTGGTTAGTAGATATTGACCTAGAACGATTCTTTGATACGGTGCATCACGACAAATTGATGAGAATCATCTCCCATACGATAAAAGAGGGGGATATAATTTCCCTTATACGGAAATATCTCGTAAGTGGCGTGATAGTCCACGGTAAATATAAAGATACGTTAGTTGGAACACCACAAGGAGGCAACCTTAGTCCACTTCTAAGCAATATTATGTTGAACGAGATGGATAAGGAACTGGAAACAAGAGGTCTGCGTTTCGTCAGATACGCAGATGATAGTCTCATTTTCGTCAAAAGCGAAAAAGCAGCGAATAGAGTGCTCACTTCCATTACAAAATTTATCGAGAAGAAATTGGGATTAAAGGTCAATGCGGAAAAGAGTAAAATCTCCCGCCCTAGTGAAACAAAATTTCTAGGATTCGGTTACTATTTTGATTTTAATAAGGGAAAGTTTCAACCAAGACCGCATGAAAGTTCGATTCAGAAATTTCAAAGGAAATTGCGAAAGTTAACAAAAAGAAATTGGAGCATCTCATTAGATGACAGGATCGTCAAGTTAAAACAGGTCATATTTGGCTGGGTCAACTACTTCAAGATAGCCAACATGAAGAAAGCACTCGGAGCAATCGACGCAAAACTTCGCTCCAGACTGCGAATAATCATTTGGAAGCAATGGAAGAACAGCAGGAAGAGAATAAAATCCCTTGTCCAGCTTGGCATTCCCAAAGAGGAAGCAAAAGGCTTAACTTACTGTCGAAGGGGTTATCGTTTCATTGGGCTATCCAAGGTAGTTCATAAAGCTTTATCTAACAAACGTCTAAAGCAAAGGGGTATTCCCTTTGCCTTAGACTACTACTTAAAAGTACACACTGCGATATAA
- a CDS encoding MerR family transcriptional regulator, which yields MNDQDRRSMPLFAIGIVKKLTELTARQIRYYEDHDLIQPERTTGNQRLFSFNDVDRLLEIKNYLDKGVNLAGVKLLLDPSMKKAEEAEEKATEITERELRHMLKHELYEAGRFGKSSLRQGELSRFFH from the coding sequence ATGAATGATCAGGATCGCCGTTCGATGCCCTTGTTTGCTATAGGAATTGTTAAGAAATTAACGGAATTAACTGCCAGACAAATTAGATACTATGAGGATCATGATTTGATTCAACCAGAACGCACAACAGGAAATCAACGATTGTTTTCATTTAATGATGTTGATCGTCTGCTGGAAATAAAAAATTATTTAGATAAAGGTGTAAACCTGGCGGGTGTCAAATTATTACTTGATCCATCAATGAAAAAGGCAGAAGAAGCAGAAGAAAAGGCTACTGAAATAACAGAACGCGAGTTACGCCACATGCTAAAGCATGAATTGTATGAAGCAGGTCGTTTCGGGAAATCAAGTTTACGACAAGGTGAGTTATCAAGATTTTTTCATTAA
- a CDS encoding YneB family resolvase-like protein encodes MNTIIYCRVSTDKKTQETSLVRQEKELIALAETKGMNVIAVIKEQASGYEIERDGVFEMLKHFANRHAECLLIQDETRLGRGNTKIALFHQLNKLNITIYTGIHNGQLEFSESDSMVLQIVGIVEEYQRKIHNIKIKRGMNKAIREGYEPGKNLTNRNMAGGRKRMDFPIQEVVRLRQNKLTFEEIASTLNGLGYHVSKATVHRRYQEYHNA; translated from the coding sequence TTGAACACTATCATTTATTGTCGTGTAAGTACGGATAAGAAAACGCAGGAAACTTCTTTAGTCAGGCAGGAAAAGGAGTTAATTGCACTAGCAGAAACGAAGGGCATGAATGTCATAGCGGTTATTAAAGAGCAGGCAAGCGGCTATGAAATTGAACGGGATGGTGTCTTTGAAATGCTTAAACATTTCGCAAATCGGCATGCGGAATGCTTGTTAATTCAAGATGAAACACGTTTGGGTCGAGGAAACACAAAGATTGCATTATTTCATCAACTCAATAAACTAAATATTACAATCTATACAGGAATCCATAACGGGCAATTAGAGTTTTCTGAATCTGATTCCATGGTTTTGCAGATTGTAGGAATTGTAGAAGAGTATCAACGTAAAATCCATAACATTAAGATAAAAAGGGGAATGAATAAGGCCATCAGAGAAGGGTATGAACCCGGTAAGAATTTGACGAATCGTAATATGGCCGGTGGCAGAAAGCGGATGGACTTTCCTATCCAGGAAGTGGTACGGTTACGTCAAAATAAGTTAACGTTTGAAGAAATTGCAAGTACGCTAAATGGACTAGGTTATCATGTTTCAAAAGCAACAGTTCATCGAAGGTACCAAGAATACCATAACGCTTGA
- the glnA gene encoding type I glutamate--ammonia ligase, whose translation MGSKMTKEKIYQVIEEENVRFIRLQFTDMLGTIKNVEIPLSQLEKAMDNKMMFDGSSIEGFVRIEESDMYLYPDMDTFVVYPWTSDKGKVARFICDIYNPDGTPFEGCPRYNLKRNLKRMEKLGFTAFNIGTEPEFFLFKLDEKGDPSLELNDRGGYFDLAPTDLGENCRRDIVLELEEMGFEIEASHHEVAPGQHEIDFKYSDAVKHADDIQTFKLVVKTIARKHNLHATFMPKPLFGVNGSGMHVNMSLFKDGQNMFFDEKGDMKLSELTFQFTAGIIKHATSFTAVTNPTVNSYKRLVPGYEAPCYVAWSGQNRSPLVRIPYSRGLSTRIEARSVDPAANPYMAMAVLLASGLDGIENKLEAPSPVDRNIYAMDKAERIKNGVKDLPATLMDALEELEKDEVIKEALGEHLYEHFIEAKEIEWDMFRTTVHPWEREQYLTSY comes from the coding sequence ATGGGATCAAAGATGACTAAAGAAAAAATTTATCAGGTGATAGAAGAGGAAAATGTACGATTTATTCGTCTGCAGTTTACTGATATGCTTGGAACGATTAAGAATGTTGAAATCCCTTTAAGTCAATTGGAAAAAGCAATGGATAACAAAATGATGTTCGACGGATCATCAATTGAAGGATTTGTTCGAATTGAAGAGTCAGATATGTATTTGTACCCTGACATGGATACATTTGTGGTATATCCATGGACATCAGATAAAGGGAAAGTTGCACGTTTTATTTGTGATATTTATAATCCGGATGGTACGCCATTTGAGGGCTGTCCAAGATACAATTTAAAACGAAACCTAAAAAGAATGGAAAAATTAGGTTTTACTGCATTCAATATTGGTACAGAACCTGAATTTTTCTTGTTTAAACTGGATGAAAAAGGTGATCCTTCACTAGAATTGAATGATAGAGGGGGATACTTCGACCTTGCACCGACTGATTTAGGGGAAAATTGCAGACGTGATATCGTGCTTGAATTAGAAGAAATGGGCTTTGAAATTGAGGCGTCTCACCATGAAGTTGCACCTGGACAACATGAAATTGACTTTAAATATTCTGATGCAGTGAAACATGCTGATGATATTCAAACATTTAAATTGGTTGTTAAAACAATCGCACGAAAACATAATTTACATGCTACTTTTATGCCAAAGCCACTATTTGGTGTCAATGGTTCAGGAATGCATGTCAATATGTCCTTATTTAAAGATGGGCAAAACATGTTTTTTGATGAAAAAGGGGATATGAAACTTAGTGAACTGACGTTTCAATTTACAGCTGGAATTATCAAACATGCAACAAGCTTCACTGCAGTAACGAATCCAACTGTTAATTCCTATAAAAGGTTGGTCCCTGGATATGAAGCGCCATGTTATGTTGCCTGGTCAGGTCAGAACCGCAGCCCGTTGGTACGTATTCCTTATTCAAGGGGGTTAAGTACCCGGATCGAAGCAAGAAGTGTGGATCCAGCAGCAAATCCTTATATGGCAATGGCTGTATTACTTGCTTCTGGATTAGATGGGATTGAAAATAAATTAGAGGCGCCAAGCCCTGTTGACCGCAATATTTATGCCATGGACAAAGCAGAGCGAATTAAAAATGGTGTCAAAGATCTTCCAGCAACCCTGATGGACGCACTCGAAGAACTTGAAAAGGATGAAGTTATAAAAGAGGCGCTTGGTGAGCATTTATATGAACACTTTATTGAAGCGAAAGAAATTGAATGGGATATGTTCAGAACAACTGTACATCCTTGGGAACGTGAACAGTATTTAACGAGCTATTAA
- the lexA gene encoding transcriptional repressor LexA, protein MTKLSKRQETILEYIKDEVNKKGYPPSVREIAEAVGLASSSTVHGHLSRLESKGYIRRDPTKPRAIEVLDLSLDSNVPREAVRYAPVIGKVTAGIPITAVENIEEFIPLPGSSSSPDDNIFVLIIQGESMIEAGILDGDMVIVKQQNVAQNGEIVVAMTEENEATVKRFFKEKDHIRLQPENATMEPLIYQNVTILGKVIGLYRNIH, encoded by the coding sequence ATGACAAAGTTGTCCAAACGGCAAGAAACCATTCTTGAATATATTAAAGATGAAGTAAATAAAAAAGGGTATCCACCATCAGTAAGAGAAATTGCAGAAGCAGTGGGTCTAGCATCTAGTTCAACCGTTCATGGGCATTTATCAAGGCTTGAAAGCAAAGGGTATATAAGAAGAGATCCCACTAAGCCGCGCGCGATAGAGGTACTTGATCTATCATTAGATAGCAACGTTCCACGAGAGGCAGTGCGTTATGCCCCTGTCATCGGTAAGGTTACTGCAGGAATACCAATCACAGCAGTTGAAAACATTGAAGAATTTATTCCATTACCCGGTTCGTCATCATCGCCGGACGATAATATTTTTGTCCTGATTATTCAAGGAGAAAGTATGATTGAAGCTGGCATATTAGACGGAGACATGGTAATTGTAAAGCAGCAAAACGTTGCCCAAAATGGCGAAATTGTTGTAGCTATGACTGAAGAAAATGAAGCGACAGTGAAACGTTTTTTTAAGGAAAAAGATCATATCCGATTGCAACCAGAGAATGCTACAATGGAACCTTTAATCTATCAAAACGTTACCATATTAGGTAAAGTGATAGGGTTGTATCGTAATATTCATTAA
- a CDS encoding DUF896 domain-containing protein, translating to MISKEKLERINALSKKAKNEGLTVEEKKEQKGLREEYLSNVRSSFKNQFKTMTVKDPEGNDVTPQKVKDLQKNNKKDQ from the coding sequence GTGATTTCAAAAGAAAAATTGGAACGTATTAATGCACTTTCAAAAAAAGCGAAAAATGAAGGGTTAACTGTAGAAGAGAAAAAAGAACAAAAAGGATTACGTGAAGAGTACCTAAGCAATGTTCGCTCATCTTTTAAAAATCAATTTAAAACAATGACAGTGAAGGATCCAGAAGGAAATGATGTAACCCCGCAAAAGGTAAAAGACCTGCAAAAGAATAA